Proteins from a single region of Verrucosispora sp. NA02020:
- a CDS encoding serine hydrolase, which yields MAARKRDREGGTSPLRLIAIACVLLGLVLVSLRLLPGSPFESRAAAEWGRSDPPVSRDGSLTDRHTRPSPSPSPSPEPEPLPFAAKQLDLDIDGWYGWSVLDRRSGEIIGSDNMDETNTTASLIKSWVVADYLRRTANAGQTPSDAKLDDLTRIIRDSDNTRTEQLYTQIGRAASIKRLLSVCDLTDSKVSSDLGWSRTELSPRDTARLGNCIADGRAAGPEWTKWLLKEMRLVRGAGDFGIRKAFPADEAKRIAIKNGWVDRTQEQEIHVNCLAVGDTWTMGVMLRYPIAKGYEYGMDNCQEITEALLTRT from the coding sequence ATGGCCGCCCGCAAGCGCGACCGGGAGGGCGGAACATCCCCGCTACGGCTGATCGCGATCGCCTGCGTACTGCTCGGGCTGGTCCTGGTCTCCCTGCGCCTGCTCCCCGGCTCGCCCTTCGAGTCCCGCGCCGCCGCCGAGTGGGGCCGGTCCGATCCGCCGGTGTCCCGCGACGGCTCGCTCACCGACCGCCACACGCGTCCGTCGCCCTCGCCCAGCCCGTCACCGGAGCCCGAGCCGCTGCCGTTCGCGGCGAAGCAGCTCGACCTGGACATCGACGGCTGGTACGGCTGGAGCGTGCTGGACCGCCGTTCCGGCGAGATCATCGGCTCGGACAACATGGACGAGACCAACACCACCGCCTCGCTCATCAAGTCCTGGGTCGTCGCCGACTACCTGCGCCGCACCGCGAACGCGGGACAGACGCCGAGCGACGCGAAGCTCGACGACCTGACCAGGATCATCCGGGACAGCGACAACACCCGCACCGAGCAGCTCTACACCCAGATCGGGCGGGCCGCGTCGATCAAGCGGTTGCTGTCCGTCTGTGACCTGACCGACAGCAAGGTCTCCAGTGACCTGGGGTGGAGCCGTACCGAGCTGTCTCCCCGCGACACCGCCCGGCTGGGCAACTGCATCGCCGACGGACGGGCCGCCGGCCCCGAGTGGACCAAGTGGCTGCTCAAGGAGATGCGCCTGGTACGCGGTGCCGGCGACTTCGGCATCCGCAAGGCGTTCCCGGCCGACGAGGCGAAGCGGATCGCCATCAAGAACGGCTGGGTGGACCGCACCCAGGAGCAGGAGATCCACGTCAACTGCCTGGCGGTCGGCGACACCTGGACGATGGGCGTGATGCTCCGCTACCCCATCGCCAAGGGCTACGAGTACGGCATGGACAACTGCCAGGAGATCACCGAGGCCCTGCTGACGCGTACCTGA
- the paaB gene encoding 1,2-phenylacetyl-CoA epoxidase subunit PaaB gives MSATSAGRETSPLWEVFVRARRGLSHTHVGSLHAPDAELALRNARDLYTRRQEGVSIWVVPAGAITASSPDEKDAFFDPAADKVYRHPTFYEVPDGVAHL, from the coding sequence GTGAGCGCGACGAGTGCTGGCAGGGAAACCTCGCCGCTCTGGGAGGTCTTCGTCCGGGCCCGACGGGGTCTGTCGCACACGCACGTGGGCAGCCTGCACGCGCCCGACGCCGAGTTGGCGCTGCGCAACGCCCGGGACCTCTACACCCGCCGTCAGGAGGGGGTGTCGATCTGGGTGGTGCCGGCCGGCGCGATCACCGCCTCCAGCCCCGACGAGAAGGACGCCTTCTTCGACCCGGCCGCCGACAAGGTCTACCGCCATCCCACCTTCTACGAGGTGCCGGACGGGGTGGCGCACCTGTGA
- the paaE gene encoding 1,2-phenylacetyl-CoA epoxidase subunit PaaE → MTVTITRPVRRRPVFHPLPVVAVDRLTADAVAITFDVPEDLRETFAFQAGQHLTVRLPTEGGGAGQDVRRSYSICSIPQDLARHGRLRIGVREIPGGAFSAYACGVLRRGDTVEVLPPLGHFGTAFDPDRVRRYGAVVAGSGITPVLSLIATALAVEPASTFTLVYGNRTANSVMFAEELADLKDRYPTRLHLVHVLSREQTESPLLSGRIDATRLGWLLDTVVPGGAIEEWFLCGPYGLVVDARTVLVGRGVAESAVHTELFHVDAPPEPVRRPGDEPGTGTEVTILLDGRSSRFTMRRDERVLDAALKVRSELPYACKGGVCSTCRAKVVSGRVEMARNYALEPDEVAAGYVLTCQSSPVTDTVTVDYDA, encoded by the coding sequence GTGACTGTCACCATCACCCGTCCGGTCCGCCGCCGCCCGGTGTTCCACCCGTTGCCCGTGGTCGCGGTGGACCGGCTCACCGCCGACGCCGTCGCGATCACCTTCGACGTACCCGAGGACCTGCGCGAGACCTTCGCCTTCCAGGCCGGCCAGCACCTCACCGTACGGCTGCCCACCGAGGGTGGGGGTGCCGGCCAGGACGTGCGCCGGTCGTACTCGATCTGCTCGATCCCGCAGGACCTGGCCCGGCACGGGCGGCTGCGGATCGGCGTGCGGGAGATCCCCGGCGGGGCGTTCTCGGCGTACGCCTGCGGGGTGCTGCGGCGCGGCGACACCGTCGAGGTGCTGCCGCCGCTGGGACACTTCGGCACCGCGTTCGACCCGGACCGGGTCCGTCGCTACGGCGCGGTGGTCGCCGGCTCCGGGATCACCCCGGTGCTGTCGCTGATCGCCACCGCCCTGGCCGTCGAGCCGGCCAGCACCTTCACCCTGGTGTACGGCAACCGCACGGCCAACTCGGTGATGTTCGCCGAGGAGTTGGCCGACCTGAAGGACCGCTACCCGACCCGGCTGCACCTGGTGCACGTGCTGTCCCGGGAGCAGACCGAGTCGCCGCTGCTCTCCGGGCGGATCGACGCCACGCGTCTGGGGTGGTTGCTGGACACCGTGGTGCCCGGTGGCGCGATCGAGGAGTGGTTCCTCTGCGGCCCGTACGGGCTCGTGGTGGACGCCAGGACGGTGCTCGTCGGGCGGGGCGTCGCCGAGTCGGCGGTGCACACGGAGCTGTTCCACGTCGACGCGCCACCGGAGCCGGTCCGCCGTCCGGGCGACGAGCCGGGCACCGGCACCGAGGTCACCATCCTGCTCGACGGCCGCTCGTCGCGCTTCACCATGCGCCGCGACGAGCGGGTCCTGGACGCGGCGTTGAAGGTCCGCAGCGAGTTGCCGTACGCCTGCAAGGGCGGCGTCTGCTCGACCTGCCGCGCGAAGGTGGTCTCCGGTCGGGTCGAGATGGCCCGCAACTACGCGCTTGAGCCTGACGAGGTGGCCGCCGGTTACGTGCTGACCTGCCAGTCCAGCCCGGTCACCGACACCGTCACCGTCGACTACGACGCCTGA
- the paaA gene encoding 1,2-phenylacetyl-CoA epoxidase subunit PaaA, giving the protein MYGNDFPGEDPPGGLLGEVEAAEAALRAAAEQGRTAAEPGTDLATYFTAVVEADQKIEPRDWMPEAYRRTLIRQIAQHAHSEIIGMQPEGNWISRAPSLKRKAILLAKVQDEAGHGLYLYAAAETLGVSRDELVQLLLDGRQKYSSIFNYPTLTWADVGAIGWLVDGAAIVNQVPLCRCSYGPYARAMIRVCKEESFHQRQGYEILHVLAHGTPAQRAMAQDAVDRWWYPSLAMFGPPDGDSTHSAQSMAWKIKRFSNDELRQRFVDMCVGQAEALGLTIPDPDLRWNEERQAYDYTQPDYAELMRVIKGNGPCNRQRMAHRRQAHTDGAWVREAAEAYAAKRRTNEKVAA; this is encoded by the coding sequence ATGTATGGCAATGACTTCCCGGGCGAGGACCCGCCCGGCGGCCTGCTCGGCGAGGTCGAGGCGGCGGAGGCCGCGCTGCGCGCCGCGGCGGAACAGGGACGGACGGCCGCCGAACCCGGCACCGACCTGGCGACGTACTTCACGGCCGTGGTCGAGGCCGACCAGAAGATCGAGCCGCGCGACTGGATGCCGGAGGCGTACCGGCGGACGCTGATCCGGCAGATCGCCCAGCACGCGCACTCCGAGATCATCGGCATGCAGCCGGAGGGCAACTGGATCAGCCGGGCGCCGTCGCTCAAGCGCAAGGCGATCCTGCTCGCCAAGGTGCAGGACGAGGCCGGTCACGGGCTCTACCTCTACGCCGCCGCCGAGACCCTCGGGGTGAGCCGGGACGAACTGGTCCAGCTCCTCCTCGACGGCCGGCAGAAGTACAGCTCGATCTTCAACTACCCGACTCTGACCTGGGCCGACGTCGGTGCCATCGGCTGGCTGGTGGACGGCGCGGCGATCGTCAACCAGGTGCCGTTGTGCCGCTGCTCCTACGGCCCGTACGCCCGCGCCATGATCCGGGTCTGCAAGGAGGAGTCGTTCCACCAGCGCCAGGGCTACGAGATCCTGCACGTGCTGGCACACGGCACCCCGGCCCAGCGGGCGATGGCGCAGGACGCGGTCGACCGCTGGTGGTATCCGTCGCTGGCCATGTTCGGCCCGCCGGACGGTGACTCCACCCACTCCGCCCAGTCGATGGCCTGGAAGATCAAGCGCTTCTCCAACGACGAGTTGCGGCAGCGCTTCGTGGACATGTGCGTCGGCCAGGCGGAGGCGCTCGGGCTCACCATTCCCGACCCGGACCTGCGCTGGAACGAGGAGCGCCAGGCGTACGACTACACCCAGCCCGACTACGCCGAGCTGATGCGGGTGATCAAGGGCAACGGGCCGTGCAACCGGCAGCGGATGGCGCACCGCCGCCAGGCGCACACCGACGGCGCATGGGTACGCGAGGCCGCCGAGGCGTACGCGGCGAAGCGGCGGACCAACGAGAAGGTGGCGGCGTGA
- the paaC gene encoding 1,2-phenylacetyl-CoA epoxidase subunit PaaC: MNGPFAFTLALGDDALIAAQRLAEWTTRAPEMEEDIALANIALDQLGAARLLLTYAGELEGAGRDEDALAYLRDDREFRNCLLVELPNGDFAVTMAKLLVLSAYQLPLYTALAGCADERLAAIGGKARKESAYHLDHAALWVKRLGDGTAESHRRMQAAVDQVWPYADELFTPGPDAPVDPATLRDGFDRTVTGVLAEATLTAPESAWAPAGGRDGVHTEHLSYLLAEMQVLHRAHPGARW, translated from the coding sequence GTGAACGGTCCCTTCGCCTTCACCCTGGCGCTCGGCGACGACGCGTTGATCGCGGCGCAGCGGCTCGCCGAGTGGACCACCCGCGCCCCGGAGATGGAGGAGGACATCGCGCTGGCCAACATCGCCCTCGACCAGCTCGGTGCGGCGCGGCTGCTGCTGACGTACGCGGGTGAGCTGGAGGGCGCGGGCCGCGACGAGGACGCGCTGGCGTACCTGCGCGACGACCGGGAGTTCCGCAACTGCCTGCTGGTCGAGCTGCCGAACGGCGACTTCGCGGTGACCATGGCGAAGCTGCTCGTGCTGTCGGCGTACCAGCTTCCGCTCTACACCGCGCTGGCCGGCTGCGCGGACGAGCGGCTGGCCGCGATCGGCGGCAAGGCCCGCAAGGAGTCCGCCTACCACCTGGACCACGCCGCGCTCTGGGTGAAGCGGCTCGGCGACGGCACCGCCGAGTCGCACCGGCGGATGCAGGCCGCCGTCGACCAGGTCTGGCCGTACGCCGACGAGCTGTTCACCCCCGGGCCGGATGCGCCGGTCGACCCGGCCACCCTGCGGGACGGATTCGACCGCACGGTCACCGGGGTGCTCGCCGAGGCGACCCTCACCGCGCCCGAGTCGGCCTGGGCGCCGGCCGGCGGGCGGGACGGCGTGCACACCGAACACCTGTCGTACCTGCTCGCCGAGATGCAGGTGCTGCACCGCGCCCACCCCGGGGCGCGCTGGTGA
- the paaD gene encoding 1,2-phenylacetyl-CoA epoxidase subunit PaaD, with protein sequence MTDPRTAVASVVDPEIRVVTIDDLGILRAVEEDAATGHVVVTITPTYTGCPAMDVIRADIRRALAAAGHPDAEVRTVHSPAWSTDWISDAGRAKLAAAGIAPPQAAPRDGVVPLTLAVRCPRCGSPETEQLSRFGSTACKALWRCRACSEPFDHVKAL encoded by the coding sequence ATGACCGACCCGCGCACGGCCGTCGCGTCGGTGGTGGACCCCGAGATCCGGGTGGTCACCATCGACGACCTCGGCATCCTGCGGGCGGTCGAGGAGGATGCGGCCACCGGCCACGTCGTGGTGACCATCACCCCGACGTACACCGGCTGCCCGGCGATGGACGTCATCCGGGCCGACATCCGGCGGGCGTTGGCCGCCGCCGGACATCCGGACGCCGAGGTGCGTACGGTGCACAGTCCCGCCTGGAGCACCGACTGGATCAGCGATGCCGGCCGGGCCAAGCTGGCCGCCGCCGGCATCGCCCCACCGCAGGCGGCACCCCGCGACGGCGTGGTCCCGTTGACCCTCGCCGTGCGGTGCCCACGCTGCGGTTCACCGGAGACCGAGCAGCTCAGTCGCTTCGGCTCCACCGCGTGCAAGGCGCTGTGGCGCTGTCGCGCCTGTTCCGAACCCTTCGACCATGTGAAGGCGCTGTGA
- a CDS encoding SGNH/GDSL hydrolase family protein — MRKFTSVVVAAAMAFIAMEAVVGAPARAAAPQEYVALGDSYASGVGAFPYDSASGACLRSPRSYPRLLASSVGGYTLKDVTCSGATMADVRSKQLSALSSNTALVSITVGGNDAQFSSVATGCLTESEWYCETATMYSSYYARNQMVGELAGLYGEIKRRAPKAKVVVLGYPRLVAPTGSCGAISPSAAKRTFMNGNADAVAEGTRAAASRAGVTFVDMRPVLAGYEACSPRPFIHGVNLTRLTETFHPNAEGHAAYTMLLAAYRS, encoded by the coding sequence ATGCGCAAATTCACCTCGGTGGTGGTTGCCGCAGCCATGGCGTTCATCGCCATGGAGGCGGTCGTCGGTGCACCCGCCCGCGCCGCAGCCCCCCAGGAGTACGTGGCACTCGGCGACTCGTACGCCTCCGGCGTCGGGGCCTTCCCGTACGACTCGGCAAGTGGCGCATGTCTGCGCAGTCCGAGGAGCTACCCGAGGCTGCTGGCCTCCAGCGTCGGCGGGTACACGCTCAAGGACGTCACCTGCAGCGGTGCCACCATGGCCGACGTGCGCAGCAAGCAGCTCTCCGCGTTGAGCAGCAACACCGCGCTGGTCAGCATCACGGTGGGCGGCAACGACGCGCAGTTCTCCTCGGTGGCGACGGGCTGCCTCACCGAGAGCGAGTGGTACTGCGAGACCGCCACCATGTACTCCTCGTACTACGCCCGTAACCAGATGGTGGGCGAGCTCGCCGGCCTCTACGGCGAGATCAAGCGCCGGGCGCCCAAGGCGAAGGTGGTCGTGCTCGGCTACCCGAGGCTGGTCGCCCCGACCGGCTCCTGCGGCGCGATCAGCCCCAGTGCCGCCAAGCGCACCTTCATGAACGGCAACGCCGACGCGGTGGCCGAGGGCACCCGCGCGGCGGCGAGCCGGGCCGGCGTCACCTTCGTCGACATGCGTCCGGTCCTCGCCGGTTACGAGGCGTGCAGCCCCAGGCCGTTCATCCACGGCGTCAACCTGACCCGCCTCACCGAGACCTTCCACCCGAACGCGGAAGGGCACGCCGCGTACACCATGTTGCTGGCGGCGTACCGCTCCTGA